The following proteins come from a genomic window of Trinickia caryophylli:
- a CDS encoding carbohydrate ABC transporter permease, which yields MNIAIALESAKPRRSQSKWLVLSAFLAPSVVLLAVFLLYPLLSSFQLSMLDWNGLGTDARFVGLENWVHLASDAIFLRALRNNLLLALFSILIQLPIALALAVLLEKAGRGSRTLKILYFLPLLMSSVAIGVLFKNVYDPNFGPLNAALHAVGLDSLAVDWLGDTRFALGATIAVICWQNIPFYMILFLAGLSSFPEEVAEAACLDGASPWTIFWRLKLPHLRGTLRTAAVLSIIGSLRYFDLIFVMTGGGPESASELMATYMYRTVFSSFQLGYGSAIASAMFLIVALVAAAALRITQRLATEN from the coding sequence ATGAACATCGCCATTGCACTCGAATCCGCGAAGCCTCGTCGTTCGCAATCGAAATGGCTCGTACTGTCGGCGTTCCTTGCGCCGTCGGTGGTGTTGCTCGCGGTGTTCCTGCTTTATCCGCTGCTGTCCAGTTTTCAATTGTCGATGCTGGACTGGAACGGCCTCGGAACGGACGCGCGCTTCGTGGGCCTCGAGAATTGGGTGCACCTTGCGAGCGACGCAATTTTTCTGCGGGCGTTACGCAACAATCTGCTGCTGGCGCTCTTTTCGATTCTGATTCAGTTACCGATCGCATTGGCGCTGGCGGTCCTGCTGGAGAAGGCCGGGCGCGGCTCGCGTACGCTCAAGATTCTCTATTTTCTGCCGCTTTTGATGTCGAGCGTGGCCATCGGCGTGTTGTTCAAGAACGTCTACGATCCGAACTTCGGGCCGCTCAACGCCGCGCTCCACGCGGTCGGTCTCGACAGTCTGGCCGTGGACTGGCTCGGCGATACGCGTTTTGCGCTGGGCGCAACGATTGCGGTGATCTGCTGGCAGAACATCCCGTTTTACATGATTCTCTTCCTGGCCGGCCTCTCGTCGTTCCCGGAGGAGGTGGCCGAGGCGGCATGCCTCGACGGCGCCTCGCCATGGACGATTTTCTGGCGGCTCAAGCTGCCGCACCTGCGCGGCACGCTCCGCACCGCGGCTGTGCTGTCGATCATCGGCTCTCTGCGGTACTTCGATCTGATCTTCGTGATGACGGGCGGGGGGCCGGAGAGCGCCTCGGAATTGATGGCAACGTATATGTACCGCACCGTATTCAGTTCGTTTCAACTCGGCTACGGCAGCGCGATCGCATCGGCCATGTTCCTGATCGTAGCACTCGTGGCCGCGGCCGCACTGCGCATCACGCAACGCCTCGCAACGGAGAATTGA
- a CDS encoding carbohydrate ABC transporter permease, with product MARHLRATPGRATRPGVLLLGLVWLAVTTLPFFFVVTTSLKSQEETYTESVWALPAHLAFDNYLDVLRSAFFGYLGNSLFVVGLSVATIVVISAMAAYAFARMRFRFDKVLFGLVVAGMIVPLHATLVPIYLLIRKLGLYDTQFALIGPYVALSLPLSIFVLTEFMRQIPRELDEAAQLDGCGPFMVFWKIYFPLSTPGLATVAIYNGIALWNEFIFANVLTSTPAHRTLPLALWDFQGQYSSNIPAMLSVVTLTSLPLIFAYAFGQERIIRGMMAGSLKG from the coding sequence ATGGCCCGCCACCTCAGGGCGACGCCCGGCCGTGCGACTCGCCCCGGCGTTCTGCTGCTCGGACTCGTATGGCTCGCCGTGACGACGCTGCCGTTTTTCTTCGTCGTGACGACGAGCCTCAAGAGCCAGGAGGAGACGTATACGGAATCGGTCTGGGCCTTGCCGGCACACCTCGCGTTCGATAATTACCTCGACGTGCTGCGCAGCGCGTTCTTCGGATACCTCGGCAACAGCCTTTTCGTCGTCGGTCTCTCGGTGGCGACGATCGTCGTCATCAGCGCGATGGCCGCGTATGCCTTCGCGCGCATGCGTTTTCGCTTCGACAAAGTGCTGTTCGGCCTCGTCGTGGCGGGCATGATCGTGCCGTTGCATGCCACGCTCGTGCCCATTTACCTGCTGATCCGCAAGCTCGGCCTCTACGATACGCAGTTCGCGCTGATCGGCCCGTATGTTGCCCTGAGCCTGCCGCTGTCCATTTTTGTCTTGACCGAATTCATGCGGCAGATCCCGCGCGAACTCGACGAAGCCGCGCAACTCGACGGCTGCGGGCCGTTCATGGTGTTCTGGAAGATCTATTTCCCGCTCTCGACCCCAGGGCTCGCAACGGTTGCGATCTATAACGGCATCGCGCTCTGGAACGAGTTCATCTTTGCCAACGTGCTCACGTCCACACCGGCTCACCGCACGCTGCCGCTTGCACTGTGGGACTTCCAGGGGCAGTACTCGTCGAACATTCCGGCGATGCTGTCCGTCGTCACGCTGACCTCGCTGCCGTTGATATTCGCTTACGCATTCGGTCAAGAGCGAATCATTCGAGGAATGATGGCCGGATCGTTGAAAGGATGA
- a CDS encoding glycoside hydrolase family 3 N-terminal domain-containing protein, which translates to MSTPDAAAAPLYRDPAAAAPLYRDPAAAIEDRVADLLARMTLDEKIAQMHAAWLKLSADGRHEWRLADFAQRAIDISIDTLLEHGLGQITRPLGTHRVEPREGVRALNELQRRMIEETRLGIPVMAHEECLVGLMIEGATLFPAPLNYAATWNPELVEQVGGIIGQQARSIGCHQGLAPVLDVSRDPRWGRTEETLGEDPYLVGVMACRYVQGLQGERRDLLATLKHFVGHSASEGGRNHAPVHMGPRELNDVFLLPFEMAVKLAKAGAVMPAYHDIDGVPCHADRTLLTGMLRDKWGFDGLVVADYAGVNLLYTHHRVARDAASAAAMSFNAGLDIELPGHECTLHLKEAFERGEIAQATIDSIVSRILTVKFSLGLFEHPYADPERVQLQSEAASQAAYEVAVQSAVLLRNDGTLPLSEKNVGTLAVIGPTADDPLALLAGYSFPVHLITAGEEARSSIATPLQVLRERFGESRVAWAKGCDLIAQRRQGAPVYPGDVRMDEAIGEDRPSLVSGDTSRIAEAAAAARGAGVAVVFVGDLAGLFQSGTVGEGSDTDSLVLPGVQQALLDAVVATGTPTVVVLTGGRPYNLGGLEDKVAAVVMAFAPGEAGGEALADLLTGRRNFSGRLPLSVPKSAGAVPYVYNHKLKSAGTPIAFHFGARYPFGFGLGYTRFRYDALAVEQREVAIAGGTIVLRFFVENIGAREGTEVAQVYVRDRLASSVRPVRELKAFARVSLQPGERGRLTVAIPVDMLNLTEGAGHRVVEPGEFDVMVGGSSRDIHLATTVSVVGPGPRVLPFDWRMTSSATVSVEHGAAEPKLGCPQL; encoded by the coding sequence ATGTCGACCCCTGACGCGGCCGCAGCGCCGCTTTACCGAGATCCGGCGGCCGCAGCGCCGCTTTACCGAGATCCGGCGGCCGCAATCGAGGACCGCGTAGCGGATCTCCTTGCGCGGATGACGCTCGACGAGAAGATCGCGCAGATGCACGCGGCGTGGCTGAAATTGTCGGCGGACGGCCGTCATGAATGGCGCCTCGCCGACTTCGCCCAACGCGCGATCGACATATCGATCGACACGTTGCTCGAACATGGGCTCGGGCAGATCACACGCCCGCTCGGCACGCATCGCGTCGAACCGCGAGAGGGTGTGCGCGCGCTCAACGAACTGCAGCGCCGGATGATCGAGGAGACGCGCCTCGGCATTCCCGTCATGGCGCACGAGGAATGCCTGGTCGGGCTGATGATCGAGGGCGCCACGCTCTTCCCGGCGCCGCTCAACTACGCCGCCACGTGGAATCCCGAACTCGTCGAGCAGGTGGGCGGGATCATCGGGCAGCAGGCGAGATCGATCGGTTGCCATCAAGGGCTCGCGCCCGTGCTGGACGTATCGCGCGATCCGCGCTGGGGGCGCACCGAGGAAACCCTCGGCGAGGACCCCTACCTCGTGGGCGTGATGGCGTGCCGGTACGTGCAAGGGCTGCAGGGCGAGCGCCGCGATCTGCTTGCCACGCTCAAGCACTTCGTGGGCCATTCGGCGAGCGAAGGGGGCCGCAATCATGCGCCCGTTCACATGGGGCCACGCGAACTGAACGACGTCTTCCTGCTGCCGTTCGAAATGGCCGTCAAGTTGGCCAAAGCGGGTGCGGTCATGCCGGCGTACCACGACATCGACGGCGTGCCATGCCACGCGGATCGCACGTTGCTGACCGGCATGTTGCGCGACAAATGGGGATTCGATGGGCTCGTCGTGGCCGACTATGCGGGCGTCAATCTGCTCTACACGCACCATCGCGTGGCGCGCGACGCGGCGTCGGCAGCCGCCATGTCGTTCAATGCCGGCCTCGATATCGAGTTGCCCGGGCACGAATGCACGCTGCATCTGAAAGAGGCGTTCGAGCGCGGCGAGATCGCGCAAGCGACCATCGATTCGATCGTCTCGCGGATATTGACGGTGAAATTCTCGCTCGGCTTGTTCGAGCATCCTTATGCGGACCCGGAGCGGGTGCAGTTGCAAAGCGAGGCGGCTTCGCAAGCGGCATACGAGGTGGCCGTGCAATCGGCCGTGCTTTTGCGCAACGACGGAACGCTGCCGCTTTCCGAGAAGAACGTCGGCACGCTTGCCGTGATCGGGCCCACGGCGGACGATCCGCTGGCCTTGCTGGCCGGCTACAGCTTTCCTGTTCACCTGATTACCGCCGGCGAGGAGGCCCGCTCAAGCATCGCCACGCCGCTGCAAGTCTTGCGCGAGCGCTTCGGCGAATCGCGCGTGGCCTGGGCCAAGGGGTGCGATCTGATCGCGCAGCGCCGGCAAGGTGCGCCCGTCTACCCCGGTGACGTACGAATGGATGAGGCCATCGGCGAGGATCGTCCATCGCTCGTCAGCGGCGACACGAGCCGGATCGCCGAGGCGGCGGCCGCCGCCCGGGGCGCGGGCGTTGCCGTGGTTTTCGTCGGCGATCTGGCCGGTCTGTTTCAGTCGGGCACGGTCGGCGAGGGCTCGGACACCGACAGCCTCGTGCTGCCCGGCGTCCAGCAGGCCCTGCTCGATGCCGTGGTGGCCACAGGCACACCCACGGTGGTCGTGCTCACGGGCGGCCGGCCGTACAACCTCGGCGGGCTGGAGGACAAGGTCGCGGCAGTCGTCATGGCGTTCGCGCCGGGCGAGGCAGGCGGCGAGGCGTTGGCCGATCTGCTGACCGGCAGGCGCAATTTTTCCGGGCGGCTGCCGCTTTCGGTACCCAAAAGCGCCGGCGCCGTGCCGTACGTGTACAACCACAAGCTGAAGAGCGCGGGCACGCCTATCGCCTTTCATTTCGGGGCGCGATATCCGTTCGGATTCGGGCTCGGCTATACGCGCTTTCGCTACGATGCCCTTGCCGTCGAGCAACGCGAAGTGGCGATCGCCGGGGGCACGATCGTATTGCGGTTCTTTGTCGAGAACATCGGCGCACGAGAAGGGACTGAAGTCGCGCAGGTCTACGTTCGCGACAGGCTTGCTTCTTCGGTCCGGCCCGTGCGCGAGTTGAAGGCGTTCGCGCGCGTGAGTCTCCAGCCGGGCGAGCGCGGCAGGTTGACCGTCGCGATTCCGGTGGACATGCTCAACCTGACGGAGGGCGCTGGCCACCGTGTCGTGGAACCCGGCGAGTTCGACGTGATGGTGGGCGGTTCGAGCCGCGACATCCACCTCGCCACGACGGTCAGCGTCGTGGGCCCGGGGCCAAGGGTGCTGCCGTTCGATTGGCGGATGACGAGTTCGGCCACGGTTTCGGTCGAACACGGCGCCGCCGAGCCGAAGCTCGGCTGCCCGCAGCTGTGA